One Mycolicibacterium sp. TUM20985 genomic window, GTTTACCGCACGCTGCAAACCACCGTGTCCGGTCCAGTGGTGACCATCACCCTGAACAGGCCCGATGTTCGCAATGCGATCGGCGACGGCATGCGCGAGGAATTGGCCGACGCCTACCTGCGCTGCAACCGGGCCGACGCGGTCCGGGTGATCGTCCTGACGGGCGCCCCGCCGGCGTTCTGTGCGGGTGCCGATCTCGGCGCAGGCGACCGCACGTTCGCCGCTCCTGGATCCGGTTTCAGCGCCGCGGGTATCGACGTGCCCGCGTGGACACTCGACAAGCCGGTGATCGCGGCCGTCGACGGACATGCGCTCGGCCTGGGGTTGACGCTGGCGCTGCAGTGCGACATCCGCCTGTTCGCGGCCGACGCGAAGTACGGCGTCGTGCAGGTGCGGCGCGGGGTGGTCGGTGACGCGTACTCCCACTGGATGCTGCCGCGGCTGGTGGGGATCGCCAACGCCGCGGAGGTGCTGTTGACCGGTGCCACGTTCGACGGGCGCCGTGCCGTCGAGCTGGGCCTGGGCAGCCGGGTGCTCGACGCCGATGCCGTCCTGCCGGCCGCCCTCGAGATCGCCCACGACATCGCCGAGAACACGGCCCCGATGTCGGTCGCGGCCAGCAAGCGGCTGCTGTGGGATTCGTTCGATCTCGACCGTGCGGCGGTAGGCGCCCGGGAGACCGACATCCACCTGCGGTTGATGGCACACGACGACGCCAGGGAGGGCGTGCGGGCGCATCTGGCGGGCCGCCCGCCGCAGTGGACCGGCCGCCCCGCCGACCCCACCCGCTGAGTGACTTCGGCGTGATCGGTCGCGGTGCGCGCGACCGAACACGCCGAAATCGTCAGGCGATGGCGACGCCGGAGGCGCGGAGCGACGCGACGGCCTCGGCGGTCGTCGTCGGTGCCACCCCGGCGGTGAAGTCCAGCAGCACCCGGGTGGTGAACCCGGCGGCGATCGCATCGTCCGCCGTCGCCTTCACGCAGTAGTCCGTGGCGATGCCGACGACGTCTACCGTGTCGACGTCGCGCTGGCGCAGCCAGTCGGCCAGCGTCGTCCCGGAGTCGTCGGTGCCCTCGAAGCCGCTGTAGGCCGCGGAATACTCGCCCTTGGTGAAGACGGCCTCGACGGCCGCCGGGTCGAAGTCCGGATGGAAGTCCACGCCGTCGGTGCCGACCACGCAGTGTGGCGGCCACGACTCCCGGTAGTCGGGTTGGTCGGAGAAGTGTGACCCGGGGTCGACGTGGAAGTCCATCGTCGCGACGACGTGGTCATAGTCGTGATCGGCGAGCATGTCGGTGATCCTGCTGGCGACGGTCGCACCGCCCTCGACGGCCAAGGAGCCGCCCTCGCAGAAGTCCCTCTGCACGTCGACGATGATCAATGCGCGCATGGGTTCAAGGCTATCCGCCGAAGAGCAGGTACAGCCCGGTGAAGGTGTAGCCGACCATCACCAGCATCATGGCGAGCTGCCCGGTGACCTGATGCCGTTTGGGCAACAGGGACAGCGCCCGGTCGTGCGCGGCGATGACGCCGGCGACGTGTCCACTCACGACGAAGCCGACTTTGAGGGTCGCGAGCACCGACGGATGTGCCGACAGCAGGTAGTACGGCTGGACGTCGGGCAGGCCGACGAGCCGCAGCACGGTCTGCTGGCCGCGCTCGACGAGATAGGTCAGGTAGTGCGCGAAGACGTAGCCGATCACGATCGGGATCAGCGAATGGGCCATCAGCCCAGGCAGTTCGCGGCGGCGCTGGGCGTCGACGCCGCCGGTCGCCCTGGCCGCCAGCGAGAACGTCACCGCCACCACCGTCGCGAAGAGCAGCAGTCCGGCGGTGCGCAACAGCACGGCGACCGTTGTCGAACTGCCGGACAGATCGTCGACGAGGTTGCGCCACTGCGGCATTGCCGAGAAGCTGTCGAACGCCGTCGAACCCAACAGGATCGCGAGCACCGCGACGGTACCCGCGCGCACCGGCATCGACGGCAGATGGTCGAACGGGTTGCCGACCGCGATGTGCCCGTCGGCGTTGCGGCGCAGCGGTGACAGTCGCGACGCCACCACCCCGTACACCTCGAAGGGGTCGGCCCTGGCGTTCCAGCGGGGGCCGAAGACGCACGCCCCCGCGAGCGTCACCATCACGTACGTCGCAAGCCAAATCTCAATGGCGACAAGCGATCCCGGATCATGGCTGGCGAGCTCGAGCCACACGAACGCAAAGAGCCCGACGGCCGCGGGCCAGTAGCCCCATGCGCGCGGGTACTGCCGTGGCGGAGGTCTGCGCGACGGTGGCAGCACACGGTAGACGGTCCGCACGGGCGACAGCACGCGCCACACCGGGCCGAACGCCAACGAGACTGCTGCCAGCCCCACCCACATCAGCACGTAGAACACGCCGGGCAAGGCGTTCTCGTCATCCTGCGGGCCAAAGACGGCGGCGACCGTCACCCACAGCGCGAACAGCAGCCCGGCCACGGCCGCGGCCAGGCGCGTCGCGGGCGCGTCCACCGCCCTCGTCACCCATTGCGGTAGCGGGTGGCCCGCCCTCGCCGGGTCGAACCGCGGCGTCCTCCAAGCGAGCACCACGACGGCGAAGGTGAACGTCAACGCCCACGCCGCGCCGATCAGCGCATAGGTGTACGGAATCGGCAGATCGCCTGAGCCGCCCAGGCCGTGCGCGAGGATCACTGCACGGCGATGGAGGCGACCGTTCGACTCAGTTGGTGCAGCTCCACGTCGACCTTGCCGGGGACGGTGACGGTGAACTGGAACGACTGACCGGACTTCGGCTCGATGTCGAAGGTGTGCTCGGGGTTGGAGTGCACGTGCAGCTGGTCGGCCACGTCGCTGTTCACCCGCACGACGATGGGATCGCCGACCTTGGCCTGGAGCTGCTCGTTGGTGGGCGTCACCTCGCCACCGGCAATGGTGACGTCGACGATCAACCGTTCCGGGGGCGCCTGTTCGTCGGACATCTGCGGGACGCCGGTCGAGCTGGGGCCGGCGGACGGGCTGCTCGCGGCGTCGTCGGAGCCGTTCGATCCGCCGCAACCCGCGACGAGCAGGGCGGTGGCGGCCAGGGCCACGAAGGTCTTCGAAGTCGTCGGCGTCATCACGGGGAACCATCTTCGCCGGTGGATCCTGGACGCTCACTGTGGGTCTCGTCGTCCTCGTCGTCGGGCATACGGCGGTCGCGCCGAGCGACCCAGATGACCACGGCCACCACCAGGATCGCCGGTGCGAACGCCGGGATCGCCAGCAGCGCCGAGTGGTCGGCGAGGACTTGGACGTGGGGCGCGGCGAGGGTCGTCGTCATGCCTGCGCTGAGGGCTCGAACTCAGCCTCGGTCTTCGTCGGCTCGTTCTTGTTGAGCCGGCCCGCACCCCAGGCGAGTCCAGCGATCATGACCAACGTGCCTGCGAGGACGGTCAGGCAGCCGATGAGCCACAGCACCTGCGGCGTATCGGGGTTGCGCTCCCGCTGCAGGATGGTGATCTCCGAGACGAACGGCCTCGTCATCTGCGCCTCGGCGGGCACTTCCGCCGCCCCGATGCCTGGATCTCCGTGGAGGTAGATCGGGACCGCGGTCAGGGTGCGTCCATCGTGGATTCGCAGCAGCGTCTTCCACTGGCCCGACACGGGCATGGGCGCGGTCGACCGGTAGTGGCCGGGGCCCAGCTTCTCGAGGTGATCGACGAAGATGCCGCGCTGGTTCGCCAGACCGCCCTGCCAGCCCAGCACCGACACCCAGTTCGGGTCATCGCTGATCAGGTCCGGCGGGTTGATCCGGATGTCGGCGGTCACCATGCGCTGATCGCCGACGCTCGGTGCCTCGGTCAACGTGAAGGACGCGGTGGCGTTCTGTGGGACGTCGTAGCGCAGGCCGTTGGCGGTCGCGCCGCCGATGGCGATGACGGCGAGCGTCACGATGCCGATGGCGATCCCGCGGCTGGGGAGCTTCTGGTTGGTCAGCACCATGCCGACCATCGCGCCGCACACGCCGACGAGAGCGGCGACCGGCACCGCCATGGCCAGCGCCTCGGGCCAGATGCTGGTCGGCCACGAGTACCGGTAGACGGCGTCGATCCAGAACGACTCCAGCCACAGGCCGAGGGTCGCGACGCCTATGCCGCCGACGAGGCCGAACAGCAGGGGCTTCCTGATGAGTGGGGTCAGAGCGAGCAGCTCGATGACCACGGCGGCGCCCACGTAGA contains:
- a CDS encoding enoyl-CoA hydratase/isomerase family protein, which produces MTITLNRPDVRNAIGDGMREELADAYLRCNRADAVRVIVLTGAPPAFCAGADLGAGDRTFAAPGSGFSAAGIDVPAWTLDKPVIAAVDGHALGLGLTLALQCDIRLFAADAKYGVVQVRRGVVGDAYSHWMLPRLVGIANAAEVLLTGATFDGRRAVELGLGSRVLDADAVLPAALEIAHDIAENTAPMSVAASKRLLWDSFDLDRAAVGARETDIHLRLMAHDDAREGVRAHLAGRPPQWTGRPADPTR
- a CDS encoding nicotinamidase; amino-acid sequence: MRALIIVDVQRDFCEGGSLAVEGGATVASRITDMLADHDYDHVVATMDFHVDPGSHFSDQPDYRESWPPHCVVGTDGVDFHPDFDPAAVEAVFTKGEYSAAYSGFEGTDDSGTTLADWLRQRDVDTVDVVGIATDYCVKATADDAIAAGFTTRVLLDFTAGVAPTTTAEAVASLRASGVAIA